A genomic window from Roseofilum reptotaenium CS-1145 includes:
- a CDS encoding calcium-binding protein — translation MAVINGMPGNNFIVGTPASDQIFLLAGNDTVFSQQGGDLIFGNFGNDLLSGNENNDSIFGEQGTDILIGNQDDDFMNGNQDNDTLYGGQGNDILYGGQGNDLVSGDRGNDVLHGDLGADVLLGDGGQDIFVMGRRNIFGQSPTTGGPLITDADIAVDFEDGQDLLGLEPGLAFENLLITAGTGPFTGTTVIQDAVTSNYLMVLSGVNPNQITAADFTTNLNPIPAPTPTPTPTPTPTPIPPPQPSTISVEATTNIAVEGDPATNGIFTLTRTGGSTAAALTVNYTVQGTAANGTRYQMLNESVTIPAGATTVELPVVPINNDSPNTVEDVTITLSNSGFYIVGTPNTAQVKILDDDWVYVDDNWATLANGTPVDPDGDGPLTEGDGIIGINAFAQIQGGINRVSTTPTGSLVQVLPGMYIPGQVININKPVQLLGPNANQALGATRNPEATIGGAGGFVEFDRAGSPAGPIIINGFQFTSDGIAETPVMNLRDPGSEVVIRSNTFTNLIEDGIFRSLNSPNPQGFGTLTVQDNLFDGITGNGKRAMFIYEVDTVNIINNAVNNVGNAGEDAPGILLDTIGSANISGNRLNTVRQQGIQVAGVRAGGGTVTIQNNLLENINTNNGGTDGAIRLRESPFGATLSNAGSIVVRDNRVMGSNNGLAIRPGTNLGTGDFLTVTNNAFAVNGGTFSIIHNGTGTLNAAGNFSDMIGGTALTVVNVGGTSAGSVVL, via the coding sequence ATGGCAGTTATCAACGGTATGCCCGGCAATAACTTCATTGTCGGAACCCCAGCAAGCGATCAAATTTTTCTCCTAGCTGGTAATGATACAGTATTTTCTCAGCAAGGGGGTGACCTGATTTTCGGGAATTTCGGCAATGACCTGTTATCTGGGAATGAGAATAACGACAGTATTTTCGGAGAACAGGGAACCGATATTCTGATTGGGAATCAGGATGATGATTTCATGAATGGGAATCAGGATAATGATACCCTCTATGGCGGTCAGGGGAATGATATCCTCTATGGCGGTCAAGGCAATGACCTGGTATCCGGAGACCGAGGAAATGATGTTCTCCATGGAGATTTAGGCGCGGATGTGCTGCTTGGTGATGGCGGCCAGGATATTTTTGTCATGGGTCGGCGTAATATATTTGGACAATCTCCTACCACTGGCGGCCCGTTAATTACAGATGCAGATATTGCCGTTGATTTTGAAGATGGACAAGATTTACTCGGTTTAGAACCGGGTTTAGCCTTTGAAAATCTGTTAATTACTGCTGGAACTGGGCCATTTACTGGCACGACTGTCATTCAAGATGCGGTAACCAGCAACTATCTGATGGTGCTCTCTGGGGTTAATCCGAATCAGATTACCGCAGCAGACTTTACTACGAACTTAAATCCCATCCCTGCGCCAACGCCAACCCCAACCCCAACCCCGACACCCACTCCGATTCCCCCTCCTCAACCGTCTACGATCTCGGTCGAAGCGACCACCAATATTGCCGTAGAAGGAGACCCAGCCACCAATGGTATTTTTACTCTCACCCGTACTGGAGGCTCTACTGCTGCTGCACTGACCGTTAACTATACAGTGCAGGGAACGGCTGCAAATGGCACACGCTACCAAATGCTCAACGAGAGTGTAACTATTCCGGCTGGAGCCACAACAGTGGAATTACCCGTTGTCCCGATTAATAATGATAGTCCTAATACGGTTGAGGATGTGACGATTACCCTCTCGAATAGTGGGTTTTATATCGTAGGAACTCCAAATACGGCTCAGGTGAAAATTCTGGATGATGATTGGGTATATGTGGATGATAACTGGGCAACTCTAGCCAATGGTACACCCGTTGACCCCGATGGAGATGGGCCGCTGACTGAGGGAGACGGGATTATTGGTATTAATGCCTTTGCTCAAATTCAGGGCGGGATTAATCGCGTCTCTACTACACCCACTGGTAGCTTGGTGCAAGTGCTACCAGGGATGTATATTCCTGGCCAGGTGATTAATATTAATAAACCCGTGCAATTGTTGGGGCCCAATGCCAATCAAGCGTTGGGTGCTACTCGCAACCCAGAAGCAACTATTGGAGGGGCAGGAGGGTTTGTGGAATTTGACCGCGCGGGATCTCCGGCTGGACCAATTATCATTAATGGATTCCAATTTACCAGTGACGGGATTGCTGAAACTCCGGTCATGAATTTGAGAGACCCTGGTAGTGAAGTGGTTATTCGTAGTAATACGTTTACAAATCTGATTGAAGATGGTATTTTCCGGTCTTTGAATTCGCCTAATCCTCAAGGGTTTGGTACGTTGACGGTTCAAGATAATTTGTTTGATGGGATTACAGGCAATGGAAAGCGGGCGATGTTTATCTATGAGGTAGATACAGTAAATATTATTAATAATGCGGTGAATAATGTGGGGAATGCTGGTGAAGATGCTCCAGGAATCTTGTTGGATACAATTGGTTCAGCCAATATTAGTGGTAATCGTTTGAATACAGTGCGCCAGCAGGGGATTCAAGTAGCTGGGGTGAGAGCCGGTGGCGGTACAGTAACTATTCAGAATAACCTGTTGGAAAATATTAATACAAATAATGGGGGCACAGATGGAGCGATTCGTCTGCGAGAGTCTCCGTTTGGAGCAACTTTGAGTAATGCAGGTAGTATTGTGGTTCGGGATAACCGGGTGATGGGTAGTAATAATGGGTTGG